The following are encoded together in the Adhaeribacter arboris genome:
- a CDS encoding GumC family protein — MASREILPFETEQVSLKSILNKYVKYWPLFVASVILCLGLAYLYLLYATPEYTIVSTIQIKDDKKDPNGSKNEAFNDLDIFQSTRSVHNEIQVFKAKSLMLRVLKELSMNTTYYIDGPLKESEVYANYLPIKVVVSQFNPLVYDNNLVAINLEDKNTFTLKDAQGIKAYKIGQQISKPYATFTVLANPLNAASEIRNIKIRFNNLDKLATAYNSKLEVAPITKETNVLSITLTEAVPEKGKDIVNKLIEVYNKEAIEDKNIIATNTVQFIDARLKDLTAELSNVEKQVESLKRKNVFTDVEAEAQLSITNASDYNRELTDWGIQIEVLNSLENYLKRQKGRYELAPSNLNIKDPTLLDLITRFNALQLERQRMLRTTQPDNPLVLNLNEQLSTLQANMLENLKNIKSGLVITRNKLRSNVAQNASRIKQVPSMERDLLEINRQQGIKQALYQYLLQKREEAALSLAATVSISRIIDPPFAGDSPTKPKKPLVLLLALIIGMGLPFAFVVIKDSFNDRVQEFKDVELVTAAPLLGEISHNDTRETLVVTDKSRSLVAELFRHNRANLQLATLGQDNKIILVTSSMAGEGKTFFSLNLASSLALAGKKVAVVDFDLRKSGLTQSLGIPNEKGISNYLNSEISAVDDIIVALQTVAGLYAVGSGPIPYNPAELMLLPKVGELIEELKDRFDHIVLDTSPVGQVADALSLSPYIDSTIYLMRYNYTLKDQVNIIEDIYKNNKLKNLMMVLNDAKKTKGYGSYGYGYTEEKNVSWKAKARNRANV, encoded by the coding sequence ATGGCTAGTAGAGAAATCCTTCCATTTGAAACCGAGCAAGTAAGCTTAAAGAGCATATTAAATAAATACGTAAAGTATTGGCCTTTATTTGTAGCGTCCGTTATACTCTGCTTAGGTCTTGCCTATTTATACCTACTTTATGCTACACCCGAGTACACTATAGTAAGTACTATCCAAATCAAAGACGATAAAAAAGATCCGAACGGCTCTAAAAATGAAGCTTTTAATGATTTAGATATTTTTCAATCTACCAGAAGTGTTCACAATGAGATTCAAGTATTTAAAGCTAAAAGTTTAATGCTAAGAGTACTTAAGGAGCTTTCCATGAATACTACCTATTATATAGATGGTCCATTGAAAGAAAGCGAAGTATATGCTAATTACTTGCCAATTAAAGTGGTTGTAAGCCAATTTAATCCGTTAGTTTATGATAATAATTTAGTTGCCATTAATCTGGAAGATAAAAACACCTTTACTTTAAAGGATGCACAAGGAATAAAGGCGTATAAAATCGGGCAGCAGATTTCCAAGCCTTATGCCACCTTTACTGTTCTGGCCAATCCTCTTAATGCTGCCAGCGAAATCAGAAACATTAAAATTAGATTTAACAATTTAGATAAGCTGGCTACGGCTTATAATAGCAAATTAGAGGTAGCTCCTATTACCAAAGAAACCAATGTTCTTTCTATAACCTTAACTGAGGCTGTACCGGAAAAAGGGAAAGATATTGTAAATAAACTAATTGAAGTTTATAATAAAGAGGCTATTGAGGATAAAAATATTATTGCTACTAATACGGTTCAATTTATTGACGCCCGTTTAAAAGATTTAACTGCTGAGCTGTCTAATGTCGAAAAACAGGTTGAAAGCTTAAAAAGAAAAAATGTATTTACTGATGTAGAAGCAGAGGCACAATTATCAATTACGAATGCTAGCGATTATAACCGGGAGTTAACCGACTGGGGTATTCAAATTGAGGTACTTAACTCACTTGAGAACTACCTGAAAAGACAAAAAGGCAGATACGAATTAGCACCTAGTAATTTAAATATTAAAGATCCTACACTATTAGATTTAATTACAAGATTTAATGCTTTGCAGTTAGAACGGCAACGTATGTTACGGACAACTCAGCCTGATAATCCTTTGGTTTTAAACTTAAATGAGCAATTGAGCACTTTACAAGCCAATATGTTAGAAAACCTGAAGAATATCAAGAGCGGATTGGTTATAACCCGTAATAAGTTACGCTCAAATGTAGCTCAAAACGCTTCCAGAATCAAACAAGTGCCTTCTATGGAACGCGATTTATTGGAAATCAATAGACAGCAAGGCATTAAACAAGCGCTTTATCAATATTTGTTGCAAAAACGTGAAGAAGCTGCTCTTTCCTTAGCTGCCACTGTTTCTATTTCCCGGATAATAGATCCTCCTTTTGCCGGTGACTCTCCAACTAAACCTAAGAAACCTCTGGTATTATTATTAGCTTTAATAATTGGAATGGGCCTTCCTTTTGCCTTTGTAGTTATAAAAGACAGCTTCAATGATAGAGTTCAAGAGTTTAAAGATGTTGAACTTGTTACTGCCGCTCCTTTACTTGGTGAAATATCGCATAATGATACAAGAGAAACTTTAGTAGTAACTGACAAAAGCAGAAGCTTGGTAGCAGAACTATTTCGTCATAATCGAGCCAATTTACAACTAGCTACATTAGGCCAAGATAACAAGATTATATTAGTTACTTCAAGTATGGCCGGCGAGGGCAAGACCTTCTTTAGCTTAAACTTAGCCTCAAGTTTAGCCTTAGCGGGCAAGAAGGTTGCCGTAGTAGATTTCGATTTGAGAAAATCTGGATTAACGCAGAGCTTGGGTATACCAAATGAAAAAGGAATAAGCAATTACCTGAATTCCGAAATATCTGCCGTAGATGATATTATAGTAGCCTTGCAAACAGTTGCTGGTCTTTATGCCGTTGGTTCTGGTCCGATTCCATATAATCCAGCCGAGTTAATGTTATTACCCAAAGTGGGAGAGTTAATTGAGGAATTAAAAGATAGATTTGACCATATTGTATTAGATACCTCTCCTGTTGGACAAGTAGCAGATGCCCTTTCACTTTCGCCTTACATCGATTCTACTATCTATTTAATGCGATATAACTATACCCTTAAAGACCAGGTTAACATAATTGAAGACATTTATAAGAACAATAAGCTGAAAAATCTTATGATGGTCTTGAATGATGCCAAGAAAACAAAAGGCTACGGAAGTTACGGGTACGGATACACCGAGGAGAAGAATGTATCCTGGAAAGCAAAAGCTAGAAACCGAGCTAATGTTTAA
- a CDS encoding lipopolysaccharide biosynthesis protein: MDSHNLKGKVVTGVFWNVVQLLINRSFDFAIKLILARLLFPNQFGIVGMATVFTSFVQVFNDLGIGAALVQRKEEQLKEVHYHTSFWTGVIWSVAIYLIIFFAVAPLAAVFYKEPVLRSIIPVLSIGVLSSPINLVHNAQLTKQMNFKKLAFISNVSTIFSGTLALVLAYLGYGIWALVFNSVATFIVAMPLYFKATGWFPKFMWDKQAFQDIFGFGVYTTGTNLFNNLIQKIDYLLIGKLLSASALGTYTLAFVLTDTFRSQLMNIMNKVMYPVYGKKQDDSLSLKRYYLNVVKYNSIVIYPIMVFLVVLGEPFINNFFGTKWHDTILPLQILALSVMVHMMVNSHGSLIRGLGRPKLEMNMQLFKALFLYVPLISLGIYKFGIIGAAYAYLVNKALEVIIAQYFLKKLLNISFGELLSSLKAPLVASIVAYLISYALYNAHIHFVLCGFGLMISYAGVIWLFMKSELNLQIQQFKNRNKKQVAI; this comes from the coding sequence ATGGATTCTCATAACCTGAAAGGGAAAGTAGTAACGGGTGTATTTTGGAACGTTGTTCAACTTCTTATAAATAGATCTTTTGATTTTGCCATTAAACTTATTTTAGCAAGGCTTCTATTTCCAAATCAATTTGGAATTGTTGGGATGGCTACTGTTTTCACCAGCTTTGTGCAAGTATTTAATGATTTAGGAATTGGCGCCGCTCTCGTACAAAGAAAAGAAGAACAATTAAAAGAAGTACATTATCATACCTCTTTTTGGACTGGAGTTATATGGTCGGTGGCTATTTATTTAATAATATTTTTTGCAGTGGCTCCATTGGCTGCCGTCTTTTACAAAGAACCTGTTTTACGCAGCATTATTCCCGTATTAAGTATAGGAGTATTATCAAGCCCAATAAATTTAGTTCATAATGCTCAATTAACTAAACAAATGAACTTCAAGAAGCTTGCTTTTATTAGCAACGTTTCTACTATTTTCTCCGGGACTCTGGCCTTAGTTTTAGCTTACTTAGGTTATGGCATTTGGGCTTTAGTATTTAATTCTGTCGCCACATTTATAGTTGCCATGCCTTTATACTTTAAAGCAACAGGCTGGTTTCCTAAATTTATGTGGGACAAACAGGCATTCCAGGATATATTTGGTTTTGGAGTTTATACTACCGGGACGAATCTATTTAACAACTTGATACAAAAAATTGATTATTTATTAATTGGCAAATTACTAAGCGCCTCCGCTTTAGGTACCTACACTTTAGCTTTTGTACTTACCGATACTTTTAGAAGCCAGTTAATGAATATTATGAATAAGGTAATGTATCCTGTTTACGGTAAAAAACAAGATGATAGTCTCTCTCTTAAGCGCTATTATCTAAATGTTGTAAAGTACAATAGTATCGTTATTTATCCCATAATGGTGTTTTTAGTAGTTCTAGGTGAGCCTTTTATCAATAATTTTTTTGGCACCAAATGGCATGATACCATTCTGCCTTTACAAATACTTGCCTTATCGGTTATGGTACATATGATGGTTAATAGTCATGGCTCATTGATTCGGGGATTGGGACGTCCCAAGTTAGAAATGAACATGCAGCTATTCAAAGCTTTGTTTCTCTATGTACCCTTAATTTCATTAGGTATATATAAATTTGGTATAATAGGAGCCGCTTATGCTTATTTGGTAAATAAAGCATTAGAAGTAATAATAGCCCAATACTTCCTAAAAAAACTATTAAATATATCTTTTGGAGAGTTATTGTCCAGTTTAAAGGCCCCTTTAGTAGCGAGTATTGTTGCATATTTAATTTCTTATGCGCTTTATAATGCTCATATACACTTTGTGCTATGCGGTTTTGGTTTAATGATTAGTTATGCAGGAGTAATCTGGCTTTTTATGAAATCGGAATTGAACTTGCAAATTCAACAATTCAAAAATCGTAATAAGAAACAAGTTGCTATTTAG